A window from Herbaspirillum sp. meg3 encodes these proteins:
- a CDS encoding AMP nucleosidase, with product MLTEKFTDPQAAVDRVIEIYEHNTAILRDAFKQFAKGEVLQERVRACYPFVRITTEKVTHTDTRQSFGFVAGPGTYQTTLTRPTLFKNYLLSQFKLLLSNHQEPLEIGVSDLPIPVHFAFAEGIHVEGDLDPDHLRLLPDVFDLPDLAEMDDRIVNGTYEVDNGGWRDGIHPLALFTGPRIDYSLHRLRHYTATAPQQFQRYVLFTNYAFYVDEFVRMGRELMQATDDPELRTYRQQYTAFVEPGNVTTPNANVEGMKGMPSTGTPPVRQPQMPAYHLQRADGTGITLVNIGVGPSNAKTITDHIAVLRPHGWIMLGHCAGLSSSQRMGDYVLAHAYVRDDHVLDDDLPLWVPIPALAEVQLALQDAVAGITQLEGYELKRIMRTGTVASVDDRNWELRDHRTPLLRFSQSRAIALDMESATVAANGFRFRVPYGTLLCVSDKPLHGEIKLPGMANRFYEQRVAQHLKIGIRALELLRNHGIEQLHSRKLRSFGEPAFR from the coding sequence TTGTTGACCGAAAAATTTACCGATCCGCAAGCAGCGGTCGATCGCGTGATCGAGATCTATGAGCACAATACCGCCATCCTTCGCGATGCCTTCAAACAATTCGCCAAAGGCGAAGTGTTGCAGGAGCGTGTGCGAGCGTGCTACCCCTTTGTGCGCATCACAACTGAAAAGGTGACGCACACCGACACGCGCCAGTCATTCGGTTTTGTCGCCGGGCCGGGAACGTACCAGACGACGTTGACGCGTCCGACGCTGTTCAAGAATTATTTGCTGAGCCAGTTCAAGCTGTTGCTGAGTAATCATCAGGAGCCGCTGGAAATCGGTGTGAGCGATTTGCCGATTCCGGTTCACTTCGCGTTTGCCGAAGGTATTCACGTCGAGGGGGATCTGGATCCGGACCATTTGCGTCTGTTGCCTGACGTGTTCGATTTGCCCGATCTGGCCGAGATGGATGACCGCATCGTCAATGGTACCTATGAAGTCGACAACGGTGGCTGGCGCGATGGCATTCATCCGCTGGCCTTGTTCACCGGGCCGCGCATCGATTACTCACTGCATCGTCTGCGTCATTACACGGCGACGGCGCCGCAGCAGTTTCAACGCTACGTGCTGTTCACGAATTACGCGTTCTACGTCGATGAGTTCGTGCGCATGGGGCGCGAGCTGATGCAGGCGACCGATGATCCTGAGCTGCGCACTTATCGTCAGCAGTACACGGCCTTCGTTGAACCGGGTAACGTGACGACACCGAACGCCAATGTCGAAGGCATGAAGGGCATGCCGAGTACCGGCACACCGCCGGTGCGTCAGCCGCAGATGCCGGCGTATCACCTGCAGCGCGCAGACGGCACTGGCATCACGCTGGTCAATATTGGCGTGGGCCCGTCTAATGCGAAGACGATCACCGATCACATTGCAGTGCTGCGTCCGCATGGCTGGATCATGCTTGGCCATTGCGCAGGTTTGTCGTCGTCGCAACGCATGGGCGATTATGTTTTGGCGCATGCGTACGTTCGCGACGATCATGTGCTGGATGACGACCTGCCGCTGTGGGTGCCGATTCCGGCGCTGGCGGAAGTGCAACTTGCATTGCAGGACGCTGTTGCCGGGATCACGCAACTGGAAGGATATGAGTTGAAGCGCATCATGCGCACCGGTACCGTGGCCTCGGTAGATGATCGCAACTGGGAACTGCGCGATCATCGCACGCCCTTGCTGCGGTTCAGTCAAAGCCGGGCAATCGCGCTGGATATGGAAAGTGCGACGGTGGCCGCCAACGGCTTTCGTTTCCGCGTTCCGTACGGGACCTTGCTGTGCGTGTCCGACAAACCGCTGCACGGGGAGATCAAGTTGCCGGGGATGGCGAATCGCTTCTATGAGCAACGCGTCGCTCAACATCTAAAGATCGGCATCCGTGCGCTGGAGCTGTTGCGCAATCATGGCATCGAGCAACTGCACAGCCGCAAGCTGCGCAGTTTCGGGGAGCCTGCTTTCCGTTAA
- a CDS encoding YbfB/YjiJ family MFS transporter, whose protein sequence is MTTPDASHNRKSALRIAFAGLIALAAAMGIGRFAFTPLLPMMLHDQTIDLNSGGWLATSNYLGYFIGAMLCAFWRGLPPTRTIRAGLIATVLLTLGMGLLHAQAIWLALRLLSGIASALVFVYSSGWCLQRLAQLQLPALGGIIYCGPGIGIMLTGLSSSSMVSNGWHADTGWIAFGLLAAALTAAVWSTFSGNLDLRAANVTPAGTESAEPAAIRQEVRWQVLAYGMAGFGYIITATFLPVIARQALPPGSAWPDFFWPLFGLCVALGALGATRIPVHFDQRLLLAISYVMQAIGVVSSAIFPNEVGFALGSILLGLPFTAITLFAMREARRLRSHHAAGLMGLMTASYGIGQIAGPPLATRLVHATGSFTPSLSIAAAALLTGAVLYCWLVSRSPVRHPMTTS, encoded by the coding sequence ATGACTACTCCGGACGCAAGCCACAACCGTAAAAGCGCCCTGCGCATCGCCTTCGCAGGCCTGATTGCACTCGCCGCAGCCATGGGCATCGGCCGCTTTGCCTTTACTCCGCTGCTGCCGATGATGCTGCACGACCAGACCATCGACCTCAACAGCGGCGGCTGGCTGGCGACATCGAACTATCTCGGTTATTTCATCGGCGCCATGCTGTGCGCGTTCTGGCGAGGCTTGCCGCCGACGCGAACGATTCGCGCCGGGCTGATTGCGACGGTCTTGCTGACGCTCGGCATGGGCTTGCTGCATGCGCAAGCGATATGGCTGGCGTTGCGCCTGCTATCCGGCATCGCCAGCGCACTGGTATTCGTCTACAGCTCGGGATGGTGTCTGCAACGTCTGGCGCAGCTGCAATTACCAGCACTGGGCGGCATCATCTACTGCGGTCCCGGCATCGGCATCATGCTCACCGGCTTGTCCAGCAGCAGCATGGTCAGCAACGGCTGGCATGCCGATACCGGTTGGATCGCATTCGGCTTGTTGGCGGCCGCGTTGACGGCGGCAGTGTGGAGCACCTTCAGTGGCAATCTTGATTTGCGTGCAGCCAATGTCACCCCGGCTGGAACAGAGAGCGCAGAACCGGCGGCGATCCGCCAGGAAGTCCGCTGGCAAGTGCTGGCGTATGGCATGGCAGGATTCGGCTACATCATTACCGCCACCTTCCTCCCCGTCATTGCACGCCAGGCATTGCCGCCCGGTTCGGCGTGGCCGGATTTCTTCTGGCCGTTGTTTGGCTTGTGCGTAGCGCTCGGCGCGCTGGGTGCGACACGGATACCCGTGCACTTTGATCAGCGCTTGCTGCTGGCGATCAGCTACGTCATGCAGGCAATCGGCGTGGTCAGCAGCGCAATTTTCCCTAACGAAGTCGGATTCGCACTCGGCAGTATTTTGCTCGGTCTGCCCTTCACCGCCATCACGCTATTTGCCATGCGTGAAGCACGCCGCCTGCGCAGTCATCATGCAGCGGGACTGATGGGCTTGATGACCGCATCCTATGGCATCGGCCAGATTGCCGGCCCGCCGCTGGCGACACGGCTGGTACATGCGACCGGCTCGTTCACGCCTTCGCTGAGTATCGCAGCCGCCGCCCTCCTGACGGGAGCTGTCTTATATTGCTGGCTAGTGTCGCGCTCACCGGTCCGTCATCCAATGACAACATCGTAA
- a CDS encoding LysR family transcriptional regulator: protein MELAELEIFRAVVAEGGVTRAAERLHRVQSNVTTRLRQLEESVGVSLFIRDRKRLVLTPAGEILLDYSERILGLVQEARHAMVPQEPRGRLRVGAMESTSASRLPGPLAAFHQRWPEVQLELTTGATKHLIDQVRSFKLDAALVAGPIPEDVFFSTPLYQEELMITVPRGHRRVKTPDDLNVETLIVFEQGCTYRSLAEQWFASGSVKDRRPLRILELGSYHAMLACIAAGIGMAFVPRSILNMHGQQNFSAYSLGKEGRITTSLICRREQQTMVFNALRTLLLTES from the coding sequence ATGGAACTTGCCGAACTTGAAATTTTTCGCGCGGTCGTTGCCGAAGGTGGCGTCACGCGCGCTGCCGAGCGTCTGCATCGTGTGCAGTCGAATGTGACCACGCGGCTGCGGCAGCTGGAGGAGTCAGTGGGTGTTTCGCTGTTTATCCGTGATCGCAAACGTCTGGTATTGACGCCTGCGGGTGAAATATTGCTCGACTATTCCGAACGCATCCTCGGTCTGGTGCAAGAAGCCAGGCATGCGATGGTGCCGCAAGAGCCGCGCGGCAGGCTGCGGGTAGGGGCGATGGAAAGTACCTCTGCAAGTCGTTTGCCGGGGCCGCTGGCGGCTTTTCATCAGCGCTGGCCGGAAGTACAACTGGAGTTGACCACGGGAGCGACGAAACATCTGATCGATCAGGTGCGCAGCTTCAAGCTTGATGCCGCCCTGGTGGCAGGGCCCATTCCCGAAGATGTTTTTTTCTCAACGCCGTTATACCAGGAAGAACTGATGATCACGGTGCCCCGCGGTCATCGGCGGGTAAAGACGCCGGATGATCTGAACGTGGAGACGTTGATTGTCTTTGAACAAGGTTGTACCTATCGAAGCCTTGCAGAACAGTGGTTCGCTTCAGGCAGTGTCAAGGATCGCCGCCCTTTACGAATTCTGGAGCTTGGCTCATATCACGCCATGCTTGCCTGCATCGCAGCAGGCATCGGCATGGCTTTTGTTCCGCGTTCGATATTAAATATGCATGGACAACAGAATTTTTCCGCCTATTCTTTAGGTAAGGAAGGGCGGATTACTACCTCCCTGATTTGTCGCCGTGAGCAACAGACGATGGTTTTCAATGCGCTGCGAACCCTTTTGCTGACTGAGTCCTGA
- the nhaR gene encoding transcriptional activator NhaR, producing MAALNYKHLHYFWVVAKTGGIARAGERLHLTAQTISGQITLFEDSLGYKLFNRIGRKLELNDAGRTVFAYADQIFTLGEELEEVMRFRPGGSPLQFRVGVADAVPKTIAYLLLETALKLDDPVRIVCREGKLNSLLGDLAIHRLDIVIADSPMPANIDVRGYSHLLGECNTSFFATPALAKHYKKNFPQSLDDAPFLMPGEDAAVRPKLLRWFEKEKIRPRIAGEFDDGALLNAFGEAGTGIFAAPSAVAMQLKQQLGVVQIGQTEQITEQFYAISVERRLTHPAVLAIQSAARESLIIPKGK from the coding sequence ATGGCCGCGCTCAATTACAAACATCTGCATTACTTCTGGGTCGTCGCCAAAACCGGTGGCATTGCGCGTGCCGGCGAGCGCCTGCATCTGACGGCGCAGACCATCAGCGGTCAGATTACGCTGTTCGAAGACAGTCTGGGCTACAAGTTATTCAACCGCATCGGTCGCAAGCTGGAGCTCAACGATGCCGGTCGCACCGTGTTCGCCTATGCCGATCAAATCTTCACGCTCGGCGAGGAACTGGAAGAAGTCATGCGCTTTCGCCCGGGCGGCAGTCCTTTGCAATTCAGAGTCGGCGTCGCTGATGCAGTCCCCAAAACGATCGCGTATCTGCTGCTGGAGACGGCGCTGAAACTTGATGACCCCGTACGCATCGTTTGCCGTGAAGGCAAGCTGAACAGCTTGCTCGGCGATCTGGCGATCCATCGTCTGGATATCGTCATCGCCGACAGCCCCATGCCTGCCAATATCGACGTACGCGGATACAGCCACCTGCTGGGCGAGTGCAACACCAGTTTTTTCGCCACGCCAGCACTGGCAAAACACTACAAGAAGAATTTTCCGCAGAGCCTTGATGACGCACCATTCCTGATGCCCGGAGAAGACGCGGCGGTTCGGCCAAAATTGCTGCGCTGGTTTGAAAAAGAAAAAATACGCCCGCGAATCGCCGGCGAGTTCGATGATGGCGCGTTGCTGAATGCTTTCGGCGAGGCCGGCACCGGTATCTTCGCGGCCCCCTCTGCAGTGGCCATGCAATTGAAGCAACAACTCGGCGTCGTGCAAATTGGACAAACCGAACAGATCACCGAACAGTTCTACGCGATCTCGGTTGAAAGGCGATTGACACATCCCGCCGTGCTGGCGATACAGTCGGCAGCGCGTGAGAGTCTGATCATTCCAAAAGGGAAATAA
- a CDS encoding zf-TFIIB domain-containing protein produces MKCPVCTTVNLNMSDRQGVEIDYCPQCRGVWLDRGELDKLIERSQAAAAPMQQAVPQPHHQPIQQRALAPQYAPQQQRGYDDGHRYNKDYQSRKKKGFLGEFFDFD; encoded by the coding sequence ATGAAATGTCCTGTCTGTACTACCGTCAATCTGAACATGAGCGATCGTCAGGGCGTCGAGATCGACTATTGCCCGCAATGCCGCGGCGTCTGGTTGGATCGCGGTGAATTGGATAAGCTGATTGAGCGCTCACAAGCTGCCGCGGCGCCGATGCAACAAGCGGTTCCGCAGCCGCATCATCAACCGATTCAGCAGCGCGCACTGGCGCCGCAATACGCGCCGCAACAGCAGCGTGGCTATGACGATGGCCATCGCTACAACAAGGATTATCAGTCGCGCAAGAAAAAGGGATTTTTGGGCGAATTTTTCGACTTCGATTAA
- a CDS encoding TerC family protein, with amino-acid sequence MNGVESFASPLMWGGFIVFVLGMLAFDMLVLGGRHSHKVTVKEALGWSIAWVMLALLFSGLLWWYLDHSIGREFANQKSLEFLSGYLIEKSLSVDNIFVFLVIFGYFAVPAEMQRRVLLYGVVGAIVMRAVMILLGAWLIAQFSWIMYLFGAFLIITGIKMLIFADKESDLNDNPLLKFLRKHMRISNEYDGEKFFTMRNGVRYFTPLMLVLILIEVTDLIFAVDSIPAIFAITTDPFIVFTSNMFAIMGLRALYFLLADVADRFHYLKYGLALVLVFVGGKMLLAYWFHIPVMISLLVVGLILLASVLISLVLSRKKAVV; translated from the coding sequence GTGAACGGTGTAGAAAGTTTTGCAAGTCCGCTGATGTGGGGCGGATTTATCGTATTTGTGCTGGGCATGCTGGCGTTCGACATGCTGGTGCTGGGCGGACGTCATTCGCATAAGGTGACGGTCAAGGAAGCGCTGGGATGGTCAATCGCCTGGGTGATGCTGGCTTTACTGTTCAGCGGCCTGCTGTGGTGGTATCTGGATCACAGCATCGGGCGCGAATTCGCAAATCAGAAGAGCCTGGAGTTTCTCTCCGGTTATCTGATTGAAAAGTCGCTGTCGGTGGATAACATCTTCGTCTTCCTGGTGATCTTCGGCTACTTCGCCGTGCCGGCCGAGATGCAGCGCCGTGTGTTGTTGTACGGCGTGGTCGGTGCGATCGTCATGCGTGCCGTGATGATTTTGCTGGGTGCCTGGCTGATCGCGCAGTTCAGCTGGATCATGTATCTGTTCGGCGCTTTCCTGATCATCACCGGCATCAAGATGCTGATCTTTGCGGACAAGGAGAGCGATCTCAACGACAACCCTTTGCTGAAGTTCTTGCGCAAACATATGCGTATCAGCAATGAGTACGACGGCGAGAAGTTCTTCACGATGCGCAACGGCGTGCGCTATTTCACGCCGCTGATGCTGGTGCTGATCCTGATCGAAGTGACGGACTTGATTTTTGCGGTCGACAGCATTCCGGCGATTTTCGCGATCACGACTGACCCGTTCATCGTGTTCACATCGAACATGTTTGCGATCATGGGTTTGCGGGCGCTGTACTTCCTGCTGGCCGATGTGGCAGATCGCTTCCACTATCTCAAATACGGTCTGGCGCTTGTGCTGGTGTTTGTGGGTGGCAAGATGTTGCTGGCGTACTGGTTCCACATTCCAGTGATGATTTCGCTACTGGTCGTTGGCTTGATCCTGCTGGCGTCGGTGTTGATCAGTCTGGTGTTGTCACGCAAGAAGGCTGTGGTTTAA
- a CDS encoding transposase — protein MARLPRLVVPHQPHHIIQRGHDKQLIFRDSADHAAFLEWLKEGAKRFKVAIHAYVLMSDHIHVLATPVDADGLARMMQWVGRYYVPYYNQKYERGGTLWQGRYRATVLDAERYLLLCSRYIELNPVRNGLVAGAADYPWSSYMHHIGAKSDPLITDHRLYWALGNTPFDREIAYKLLAEQSLGSQEVEAITQATLKGWALGADDFKSGLEKQVSRRVSPAKRGRPVKKVDITLEKDGDQDK, from the coding sequence ATGGCTCGCTTACCCCGCCTTGTCGTCCCACATCAACCGCATCACATCATTCAGCGCGGTCATGACAAACAATTAATATTTCGCGACTCCGCCGATCATGCGGCGTTCTTGGAGTGGTTGAAAGAGGGCGCGAAGCGTTTCAAGGTCGCCATTCACGCCTATGTACTCATGTCCGACCACATTCATGTGCTGGCGACACCTGTTGATGCCGACGGGCTGGCACGAATGATGCAATGGGTTGGGCGGTATTACGTTCCTTATTACAACCAGAAATATGAAAGAGGCGGCACCTTGTGGCAGGGGCGTTACCGAGCTACGGTGCTGGACGCCGAGCGCTACCTGCTGTTGTGCAGTCGCTACATCGAGCTGAATCCTGTCCGTAATGGACTCGTCGCAGGAGCGGCGGATTATCCATGGTCGAGTTACATGCATCACATTGGCGCAAAGTCGGATCCGCTGATCACTGACCACCGTTTGTATTGGGCTTTGGGCAATACGCCGTTCGACCGCGAGATCGCCTACAAGCTGTTGGCCGAGCAGTCGCTGGGCAGTCAGGAAGTAGAAGCGATCACGCAGGCGACCTTGAAGGGCTGGGCATTGGGTGCCGACGACTTCAAATCAGGCCTGGAAAAACAGGTCAGCCGCCGCGTCAGTCCTGCCAAGCGAGGTCGTCCAGTCAAAAAAGTGGATATTACGCTGGAGAAAGATGGTGATCAGGACAAATAA